The genome window TCATCACAtccaatttcttttaattgtcaAGTGTATTGCAAAGTAGCCTAGTATTGGAGTCATTTTCTATTTCCAAATTAAGTTTTCTAATATTATCAAATTATGGTTAATTTAGCTTGTAAATGGCttaattatttttcatttttgaatcCTTTGATTTATCAGGTACATCATATATAATTCCTTTTATCTATCAAGTACATTAATAGACAAAGTGCACCTAGTATTAATTCCCTTTTATATAGCAAATTAGTTGTTTtttaaattccaaattatggttaatttaattagtaaatGTGTTGATTATTTCTCTCCACAAGTATGTGTAAAATATCTTAAGGTATAAGGATATTAGAGTCATTTCACGATAATAATGTGAGCATTGGGTCCCATATTAACGATAGGGGAGGTAAATGATATTTTCAAAACTTTAAAGAAAGGTAAATGATTACTGTTACAAGCTTGTTTTCAGTATCACATTGGCTTGTGGTACCACGTCTTTTATGTAATGTTGTTGACTACTTATTGCTACGATGATAAAATTAGAATCAGTATTATGTTTTTTATGTATGAAGCAGCAAAGGTTTCCTGATATCTTTCAAGCATTTACAGGCTGCAATACTAGCAGAATTGATAGGGTCAAAGAGAGCATCAGATAAGCTGATAAGGTTTTACTACCCATTCTTGGTTTTTGCTGTTCTTTCCTTTGCACGCGGTCTGCTACCATATTCTGGCACATCTGCATCAATTGGCAAAACAGCTGGGCTGAACCAGAAGAAGCAggcttagattcatggaaagtTGAGGACGTCAAACAATTGAGATCATTGATAAGATTTCAGGGTCAGAGTGTAATAATTTAGTGTCAAGCACTAGAATTGTTAAAGTTGTTTTAAGTTTCCAAGAAACTATCCCATTTCCAAGAATTATCTTCCCTCAAGTCTCCTCTCTTCCctcacccatttttttttttcaaaattttcattttgtgtttcattattattattattattatttgttggttttatcttatcattttattttctcttagtttgttaacttgctcatttttcagcattaccaatttatgataagttttaaCATCTTTTCCtatctttccaaaatgaaattttaaatttatacatgaaaaaaatgttaggggttcaaaatttttggattaagtttttatgttaattttgtagtacttagttcaaatttttatattattattattcaattattaaatagtatgtaattttgcgacataaAGTATGGAtgggaaaaaaattggtaataagGCTTATTAagtattataagtaaatatttaaaactaatgatagATGCAAAGgacggtataaattgataacttaatttgcaaaaatgaatttaaatgagtttacaaaaagttaaaataaatggataattggattacccaattcattttttgacttacccatttatacccatctaattaaatgagtataaatgagttgacaaccatttatatccattacccattttatccAACAAAAACCCGCCTAAATCAATCATTTTCACGCCACTAATTCCaactatatatatacattggctTACTATTGACAATCAGTCAGAACAGTCCGTTCTGTCACTTGTTCTCTATGAGCCACACAGTAGAACAACAtttgctacaaaatttcaatAGCATCTaaactggtttttttttttggagataaAAATCAATAGCATCTAAACTCAATATGATTATTGCAGGTTGCAATACGTGCCGAATTTATAGGGTATGGAAGAGCATCACAAAAGTTGTTTAGGTTTTACTACCTTTATGTGGGTTTCGCTCTTCTGGCCTTCTTACGGGGTCTGCTTCCATATTCTGGCAAATCATCAGCAATCCACTGAAGGCCTGCATTGAGTACGAAGAAGATGGCTTAAATCTTTGAATATCCAAGATAGGAGAAGGACCATGCTCATTATGTAATTCCAGAGTATGGGGCTAAGAAAGTAAATAGGTTCCTTAAATTTCAAGGCTTCAATAATTTAGTTTACTAGAATTAATGTCAGTTCTCTAAATAATAAATGTTTTATTATTAAACCAACAAgactaaatttatttttcaattgaTAATTGGTCCAATCACTGTTGTTTAATTTCTACTACGGGTGTTATCAATTTTAATcaagccaaaaacaaaaaaggccTAATCCAGCCGAATACTAGTGTTCAAGTTTGTTTgttaattttaatgaatttgacATTATGTTTAAGTTTGGCTTGTTAATCGATCAAGTCGAATTCAACAAATTTTTATCGAGTCAAACTTGAGTTGAATTCAAATTGCTTGAATATTTTATATGTAAATCTCAAGCACTATGGTGATTGAGTGAAGTTTGAATCGAATTTGAAAATTTACTGAATCAAATTGCTGCTCATATTTGGTCTGATTAGTTGATGAACTAAAATTGAGCGAACTTTATTTGAGTTGAGCTTGATTTGTGTATTGGGTAATTTGAATTAACTTTTAATCTTAATTTTTGCAGAAATTTAGAACAAATTATACTTCTCTCAGTCTAGTTAAATTCTATTTTGTCATATGCACTTCGAGGTAAATGTTGTCTCCTAATAaatacacatacacacacatgtaCATGTGCACGCACACCAAAATATAGCATGTGAAAGTGCATTATCACAAGGTTCTTGGGAGTGTAATTCCACATCTTTGAAATGGAAACAGACTGCATATTCCATATGTTGGATTATACTTGAGACTAATATTAATAGACTTCAATACTTTCCTCTCAAAACAACTTATAATACATTGCAATTGCTTTTTTATATCTACTTTATACATTAGATCATATGGCACTTTGAATCACATCACAAAGTTGGTTCCATTTacacaatttttttatttcctttgatTGGACAAGAAACCCTCAACCCCAACAATTCAAGGGTTCAAGAAAAAGATGTTAGAACTTAGAAGGGGTATGGTTGGCATAAAAAGAAACCGTATGGAGATAAACAAAAACACAAGGGCCCATCGCAACATAGTTAGAAGTTTTCCTACAACGCAGTTGAGTTGTCAACTTCTCCAGTTTCCAGATCCCCCTTTCACTGCCAACCAACGAAATAGAACACTGCCAGAAGTCCCACCACGAAGATTCGAGAATCTCGAAAACAGAACACCCCCTTACCCATCATAACAACCTTAACATTTCCTCAGcccaagaaagaaaaatcatccaacagAATCAGTAATGGGAGCAGTTAGCAAACTCACAGATGCTGTACTGTTCCTCTTTTTCCTTACTATTGCCTTGGCAGCTCCTCTTATTGATGGACAGACAATTCTTCCTTCAGACCTTTATCCCGCCTTCTTGGTTGACTTGAAAAGTTGGTATGCCACAGAATTTGGGGATTATTTGGTTGCCGAGAAGCCACATTTCTTTGTGGGCCTTGTTTGGCTTGAGCTGGTGTTCCAATGGCCTCTTGCTTTGATTTGTCTTTATGGGCTTGTGGCTTCAAAACCTTGGCTGAACACAACCTGTTTGATATATGGATCATCAGTTTCAACTGCAATGGTAAGCTCTTAGATGTATGCTTTTGGTGAATGTTGGcttacttttttttgtttttcatatGAGAATTATATTTTGCTAAGCTTTTTAAtcataaaaaaatgaattgatcTGAATGGGATCTGTTATATCACTTCAGAAGGGTTGTTAAATTGAATGCCAATGTGTTATGGGATCAGGAAATGCTTAGATAATCTTGAGAGATGTCATAGTTCAAGGAACAAACTCATTGCAGAGGATATCTTGACTGGCTGACGATTTCACGTTCTGATTGGATCTTCAAGAAAGATGGAGTTTTTACGTTTGAACAATGACAAAGGAACAATTTGGTTCACTTTGAGTCTGATTTGCTTTCAGTAGCCAAAATTAGACTCTTATTGTAGAGTGATATTAGCAGTGAATGAATTTAGTAGCAAAGCTATAAATGTTGGTATTGTGAATCTATTCTTGAGATTTTAATCTGATTTGAAACTTTCTgtgacttgaaattttgagacgaggTCCTGCATTCTTGATCTTCTTGGAATCTTAAGCTACATAAGTCAAGACTTGtattcaatcaattttggaaGTTCGCCAGGCATTATGTTCTTAGTGGCTCTAGTAGTTAATAATAGATAGCCCAAAAGTATTCTGAGCAAGATTATTGAGTGAGTAGGGAACACTGAGTTTCATCCCTGTGGGCATCTTGAGAAACTTTGGAAGCACGGGCTGGCTATTTAGTGCTAATTTTCATCTCCAAAGCTTTCTTGCTTCTCCGTTTTAGTAAAGTCTTCCTCAAGAAGCaagaaaacaatttaattaTGTACATTTACATACTTaggtatgtgtgtgtatgtgcaCGTGAATATGCAAAAGTAATACTTTCACTGCATGTATGTACATAGGAATCAATCTCAagccaaatttaatttttaatttttaatttttttaattcaacGAAATAGTTAATGTGCGTTCAGGCCAGCAGTTGTGGCCAGTTGACCCTTGTCCAAACTAGGGGCTTTTGCCACATTTGGAGCATGATTTTAGCTTTTACTTTTGGATAAATGATCTCTCTTTAGCATTTTTTGgtttttctgattttggatATAGTTTAGCAATATGCTCAAGCTCTTTGGAAGCACTGAGAAGAGATTATAGCTATGGGTATGCTTCTCTCTATGTATGCTAACTTTCTAGTTGCTTTTCTTATTGTTGCCGTACTACCAAAGTCATTCTTCCTCCTCCTTATTCCAGGCGGATGGGTGTGGCAGGGGAGCGGAGGACTGGGGTGGGGAGGGGAAGGTTAAGGAAGTCAAGGGTGGGATTGAACTCAGACCTATGACCGATGTAGATGTAGACAGACCATTCTTGAGGTCATGGAGATTTCTGGTTGTGATGTCTCATCTCTGAGATAAATTTCTATCAAATGTCATAAGCAATGCTATAGCATGCTTGTgtgaaaaagatttttttttatttttttatttcaagacATGTTGAAGAGATCAGGAGCTCGAGTTAGGGTCTCAATAAGTTCCCCGTCAAATACATCTTTTGCGCACAGGCTGTGGCTAAACCCTTCTCTCCTATTTATCTGTCCTAATTTTTGAGGGAGATGAGAAAACTTGCTTGCGATGACATTGAGCACAATTAGACAACCTATCTTTCCTGTTCCATTTTCTGATGAATTTCATGCAATGCAGGTTGTGATACTGGCAGAATTAACAGCATCTGGGAAGGCGTCTGATACACTGATAAGGATTTACTCACCATTTTTGGGTCTATCTGTTCTAGCCATTTTACGTGGTCTGCTGTCGCATCCGGGCAAATCTTCTGCAACGGGCAAAAGACCTGTAACCAATAGGAAGAAGAGGGTTTAAATTCTTTGTAGTTCGAAGTTGTCTAGGTTTGTTCAATTTGGTCTAGAGTTTGCTGCAAACTGTTTTTCTGCACAATTTTGCGTGTCCTATAAGATGACTTCTatgcatttttgaagttttcatGTGTACCACCTATCAGTTCACAAAATCTATGCACAAACTATGATGAGATTGAGATAAGCCACCACAAAAAGtagctgaaatttttggttttcgCAAAAAACATTGGAAAAGGCAGGTCCCCAGCAAGTTGCTCAGAAATGTTTGCTTAACTGGTTTGTGCTTGTAAAGGTGCAACTACGTTCTTGAATTCAAGTTTCTTTGCTCTGGAAAGCAGTTTCATAAAATGCTGAATAATCACTAAGGCCCAACTGTCGTGACTTTAATAATCTCTGACCCTAATGGATTGCAGTTGCAGGCTAAACTGAAGTAAACTGAACCAGCATTCAAAATGATTCAACAATGAGAGGACCAGGATTCCTAGCCCATATGAATATGATGTCAAATACTCTTTGCATTTTCAAGggacttatttttgttttttcggGCTAAAATAACGAGTAAATGTTATATACTAATACTGTATACACTTTTATCATTGAATTCATGATATATAtgtaaaaatttgaattcaaattcaaatttcgtatagttgtcattcatttaaagctgacagtgtatatatatTGTTAGTGTAGGAAAGACTAATTGTAACATAACATTAGGAaagatagtttttttttttattccacTGTTTGGTTGCAACATGGCATTAGCCCATTGGAAATTATTACTCATTGTTACTGCTAGGGTCTTTGGACTCTAAGGTGCTCTTACTAAAACATAACTTTTTGGTCTTGCAGCCTCAAATCAATTCTCCGGTAGTAAAGTGctattcaaaagaaaacaaatagcATAATCAGCAAAATTTGACcctttttctcctctttttcttCTAATGAAAAGAAATAACAAGTTAATAACAATTAAGCTAATTCGAAATGGAGGTAATTACCTATTCATTGAATGCTACTTTAATGCCCTCGTCTGCTAGTATTCCTTTTGTGAAGCAGACAAAGTCTTAAGTGTGTAGTTGAGCTTTAGAGATTCACATAATTCTCATCTTTTACTCCATCAGATTTTCGTCAAAAGCAATTGTTGATCTCTGGACacaattattactttttttctctttccttattcactttttttttttggtacttttttccttttagagTGGATAAGTAGTGGTTCCCCACCTTATTCTCTTTTTTAAGTTTAAACTATTCTAAACCCAAAATTTTCAagtgataaatttttttttttttgctttattgCAATTGTTATCTGCATGTTTAACTATATTATTGTGGTTAGAGCATTCTTAAGACATGACCATTTCTATTTCCTTTTAACTAGGCAAGAAAATATTATGGAGTAGGCATGGACGGAATTGCTAAGAAGTTAGCAGGCACAAAAGGAAATCACTAGGCCAATAACAACTAAAAGCAATTATGCTGGGAAGCCAACTCTTATGTTtgatccccaaaaaaaaaaaaaagtcagcaCTTATAATTCCCAGATCCCATTTTATTATCAGACAAACCAAACTCATCATCCCATAATGATTACCATCCTTAAAATGACATCTTACATTGATGTTTCTAACAAAACAAAGAGACTGTATCAAACAATGGAGCTCATACCAAGCTCATGGATGATgtgcttttccttttctttccattcACTACCATAACACCTCTTCTCGTTGATGCATTAATAATGGGCGTGTTTGGATGGTAAAATCGTtgtcaaatattattttacttgCATCATAATTACAGTGTCAAATCGAACTTTTTTTCAACAGTGTtcttatctcacatatatcacatcacagaaaatattatagtaattattcaaaataatatATCAGATAATCTCCTCTATTCCTTCTTGACATGAAGAACtcttatttattaaaaaaaatgatgactATTTGGTCCCTGAGAGGCCTAATTTCTTTGTTGGCCTTGCATGGTTGAGCTTGTCTTCCAATGCCTTCTTGCTGTATCATGTCTTCATGACCTTGCAGCCTCAAAATCTTGGTTCAACACAACTAGTTTGGTCTATGGAGCATCCTATTTAACGAGCCTTGTGAGTAAAATTAGTGTATCCATTCTCTTATTGAATGCATTCTTTTCCTTTAATCTAtctcaaattttaatttgatcCTTTTTAATTTGTGCATCTCAACAATGAATTATTTCTACCATTTGACACTAAGAATTTATAAGAAGCCCTTCCCCAATCAACATTCTCAAATTGAATATATTAAAGTCCGTGACAATTCCAGGAAATAATTCAGTTTGAATTTTGCGTGATGAAAACTTGGTCATTTGGTTTTTCCTGCTCCAGCCATCATACTGGTCTTTTTTCCACACTCTGAAAAGTCCTCATCAATTGGCAAAAGACCTGCAATGAGTCAGAAGGAGGTGGCTGAAAATCTTTGAACTTTTAAGGTGGCTAAGAGCTATTTTCATTAATATTGGTCAAGAAAAGTTAATTTTCTGGAattaattttcccaaaaatttgcactttatTTGTACCTTATGCAATTTTATGCTAATTATGATCTTTCAGAGAATTATGGCGTCAAGAATGTAGATATTAATAGTAGCTAATAAAAGTATAAAACTTTACAGTTTACACACAAAAAATTGTTGCTTTTCCAGCCAAATATGTATACGATATTCTAGCATTTCATGcgattttttcttccttctttttctttcattttcccccTGATATACAACAAGTAACAATTCGTCCCCAGCTTTGATTTTGGTTAGATATCTGAGGGAAAAATTCAACGTGGTTTTACAAGTCGGATCCACATTACCTTCGAAAACTCAAGTCCaccagaaaattttaaaaataaataattgaaaatgCCAAAGATAGCTATGGAAAATTGGCAATTTTCAGTTTCAAAACAATGTTGCTAAACAATGCGACATCACAAATGAGAAATCGATACGAGAGAGATTATTATTTCATATTTCGATAAATcaaggggaagaaagaaaatataagGTAAGGCCATATCGTCATTTCCTTATGTGGAGCTTAGGTTGCGTTTTGTATAGGTAAGCATTATttgcgcaacggatcttctgtgtCACACTCTATCCCACTTTTTCTAATCTTGCCAAGTGTCTCTTGATAAACCAAACTCTCATACAACCCAACCCGAACCATGTTAAATTGATTAATCGATTAACCGGTTAGAGAAACTTAATCTCTATAACCAAAACcgattaaaataaaaactatcTCACAAAATCACAATTTATCAAGGGAAAAAAGCCCTAAACTCAGTTTAACATCTGTCCTCTCGTCATCATCTTCACAATTTATCACACAA of Coffea arabica cultivar ET-39 chromosome 5c, Coffea Arabica ET-39 HiFi, whole genome shotgun sequence contains these proteins:
- the LOC113690115 gene encoding uncharacterized protein, whose product is MGAVSKLTDAVLFLFFLTIALAAPLIDGQTILPSDLYPAFLVDLKSWYATEFGDYLVAEKPHFFVGLVWLELVFQWPLALICLYGLVASKPWLNTTCLIYGSSVSTAMVVILAELTASGKASDTLIRIYSPFLGLSVLAILRGLLSHPGKSSATGKRPVTNRKKRV